The genomic DNA ATCCCGTTTTCAAGTTAACAAGGCCCGTCGTTCGCGCATCCGTACGTTCCTGCGCAAAGCTGAAGAAGCGATCGCTTCTGGCGAAAAAGACGCGGCAACCGCCGCCGTTCGCGCCCTTCAGCCAGAATTGATGCGTGGCGTGTCCAAGGGTGTCTTTCACAAGAACACAGCTGCCCGCAAAATGTCCCGCCTTAGCGCACGCGTCAAATCTATCGCATAATTTTCGGTCTTTACCGATTCTCAACATTCATTGATTTAGGGCGGCCCAGACGGGCCGCCTTTTTGTTTTCGTAGTGCCATTCCTGACACCCGATGAATGACTTATCCTTATAATTCAAAGGTACCCCAGATTCGTTTCACATCGATTGCTGTCAAGCGTATCTTACAGTTGAAATTGCAGCCCCTGCAGGTCTAGTTTTACAGAGCGATTCATTTCGTTCCTGGGGGAACGTGAGATAATCAAACAAGGAAACGACCGAATCTACACCATAGTGGACGGGCGCAAAACGGT from Octadecabacter antarcticus 307 includes the following:
- the rpsT gene encoding 30S ribosomal protein S20 translates to MANTPQAKKRARQNESRFQVNKARRSRIRTFLRKAEEAIASGEKDAATAAVRALQPELMRGVSKGVFHKNTAARKMSRLSARVKSIA